From the genome of Streptomyces sp. NBC_00659, one region includes:
- a CDS encoding ribulokinase — protein MSADNLPPVAVGVDFGTLSGRAVVVSVDDGTELGSAVHDYQHAVIDHSLPLTGELLPPDWALQHPQDWRQVLQTAVPAALSAAGVRPEQVIGIATDFTACTVLPVEADGTPLAMTSRWSGSPHAWPKLWKHHAAQGQADRINDLAHAREEKWISRYGGKISSEWQYAKALQVLEEAPEVYAATDRWIEAADWIVWQLCGSETRNACTAGYKGIYQDGAYPSQDFLAALHPGFADFAATRLEHPLIPLGARAGSLTEQAAAWTGLPAGIAVAAGNVDAHVTAPAAQALDQGQMLAIMGTSTCHVLNADTLAPDLPGICGVVDGGIVSGSYGYEAGQSAVGDIFAWCTRLGVPPEYEAEAAEHGEDLHQLLTRKAAAQPVGAHGLVALDWMNGNRSVLVDHHLTGVIAGLTLATRPEDIYRCLLEATAFGTRVIAETFEAGGVPVTEFIVSGGLKKNSLLMQIYADVLARPVSVALSDQAPALGAAIHAAVAAGAYPDVRTAAAAMGGKQTAAYLPDPDRAAIYDALYAEYRRLHDTFGTGDDKLLHRLHSIRNNARTSPTT, from the coding sequence GTGAGCGCAGACAACCTCCCTCCGGTCGCCGTAGGCGTCGACTTCGGCACCCTGTCCGGGCGCGCCGTCGTCGTCTCGGTCGACGACGGCACCGAACTCGGCTCGGCCGTCCACGACTACCAGCACGCCGTCATCGACCACAGCCTGCCGCTCACCGGCGAACTGCTGCCGCCCGACTGGGCGCTCCAGCATCCCCAGGACTGGCGACAGGTCCTCCAGACGGCCGTGCCCGCAGCCCTCAGCGCCGCCGGGGTACGCCCCGAGCAGGTCATCGGTATCGCCACCGACTTCACCGCCTGCACGGTGCTGCCCGTCGAGGCCGACGGCACCCCCCTGGCCATGACATCCCGCTGGAGCGGCAGCCCTCACGCCTGGCCCAAACTGTGGAAGCACCACGCCGCCCAGGGACAGGCCGACCGCATCAACGACCTCGCCCACGCCCGGGAAGAGAAGTGGATCAGCCGCTACGGCGGAAAGATCTCCAGCGAATGGCAGTACGCCAAAGCGCTCCAGGTCCTTGAAGAAGCACCCGAGGTCTACGCCGCCACCGACCGCTGGATCGAGGCCGCCGACTGGATCGTGTGGCAGCTGTGCGGATCGGAGACCCGCAACGCCTGCACGGCCGGATACAAGGGCATCTACCAGGACGGCGCCTACCCCAGCCAGGACTTCCTCGCCGCGCTGCACCCCGGCTTCGCCGACTTCGCCGCAACCCGCCTCGAACACCCCCTGATCCCGCTCGGGGCCCGGGCCGGCTCCCTGACCGAGCAGGCCGCGGCCTGGACCGGCCTGCCCGCCGGCATCGCCGTCGCCGCCGGAAACGTCGACGCCCACGTGACAGCACCCGCCGCCCAGGCCCTGGACCAAGGGCAGATGCTCGCCATCATGGGCACCTCCACCTGCCACGTCCTCAACGCCGACACCCTCGCCCCGGACCTGCCCGGCATCTGCGGCGTCGTCGACGGAGGCATCGTGTCCGGCTCCTACGGATACGAGGCCGGCCAGAGCGCCGTGGGAGACATCTTCGCCTGGTGCACCCGCCTGGGCGTCCCGCCCGAGTACGAGGCCGAAGCCGCCGAGCACGGCGAGGACCTCCACCAGCTCCTGACCCGCAAAGCCGCCGCCCAGCCGGTCGGCGCCCACGGACTTGTGGCACTCGACTGGATGAACGGCAACCGCTCCGTTCTCGTCGACCACCACCTCACCGGCGTCATCGCCGGACTCACCCTGGCCACGCGCCCCGAGGACATCTACCGCTGCCTGCTGGAAGCCACCGCCTTCGGCACCCGCGTCATCGCCGAGACCTTCGAAGCGGGCGGCGTACCGGTCACCGAGTTCATCGTCAGCGGAGGCCTGAAGAAGAACAGCCTGCTGATGCAGATCTACGCGGACGTCCTCGCACGCCCGGTCTCCGTCGCCCTGTCCGACCAGGCCCCCGCGCTGGGAGCGGCGATCCACGCCGCCGTCGCGGCCGGCGCCTACCCCGATGTCCGGACAGCCGCGGCCGCCATGGGCGGCAAACAGACCGCGGCCTATCTGCCCGACCCAGACCGCGCGGCGATCTACGACGCCCTCTACGCCGAATACCGCCGCCTCCACGACACCTTCGGCACCGGCGACGACAAGCTGCTCCACCGCCTGCACTCCATCCGCAACAACGCCCGCACCTCGCCGACGACATGA
- a CDS encoding immunity 49 family protein encodes MTIKEVARHTVAEERIERALEEMRGRAFGRWHEMRYGDMPLRRGLRELGEELADHVAARTVPDPALSTPDSRTALITAAECALGVLSLACFPDGDFSVPLPLVTETLSSEELHYEEEWEPAHPVTTAWTWTDAFVWAVISGLIWDRDRVIGPLLREDYAPAIRDGVPYSKRESVSDPADLAEMDALCGYLNVVQGRCPGALPGPVPLGKPDAAERARAAEQLDAAGTLTGDQRLLRVLLDDDQAAFERAFEERLVAHRESVGTDPAARSLLPVGAVTLAALACLAHGWQLGIRSAYLPEALLTAPQQ; translated from the coding sequence ATGACGATCAAAGAAGTAGCGCGTCACACCGTCGCGGAAGAGCGGATCGAGCGGGCCCTCGAGGAGATGCGGGGTCGGGCCTTCGGCCGGTGGCACGAGATGCGCTACGGCGACATGCCGCTGCGGCGAGGGCTCAGGGAACTCGGCGAGGAGCTGGCCGACCACGTCGCCGCGCGCACCGTGCCCGACCCCGCCCTGAGTACGCCCGACTCGCGCACCGCGCTGATCACAGCTGCGGAGTGCGCCTTGGGCGTGCTGAGCCTCGCGTGCTTCCCCGACGGCGACTTCTCGGTTCCCCTCCCGCTCGTGACGGAGACCCTCAGCAGCGAGGAGCTTCACTACGAGGAGGAGTGGGAGCCGGCCCACCCGGTGACCACGGCATGGACGTGGACCGATGCGTTCGTGTGGGCCGTGATCAGCGGCCTGATATGGGACCGGGACCGGGTGATCGGCCCCCTGCTGCGCGAGGACTATGCGCCCGCCATCCGTGACGGCGTTCCGTACTCGAAGCGGGAGTCGGTGTCGGACCCGGCCGATCTCGCCGAGATGGACGCCCTGTGCGGCTACCTGAATGTCGTCCAGGGACGCTGTCCAGGCGCACTTCCGGGGCCGGTACCGCTGGGCAAGCCGGATGCTGCCGAGCGGGCGCGCGCGGCCGAACAGCTCGATGCGGCCGGGACACTGACTGGGGACCAGCGGCTGTTGCGTGTCCTGCTCGACGACGATCAGGCCGCGTTCGAGCGGGCTTTCGAGGAACGACTCGTGGCGCACCGCGAGAGCGTCGGCACCGACCCGGCTGCCCGGAGCCTGCTTCCGGTGGGGGCCGTCACGCTGGCCGCCCTCGCCTGTCTTGCGCACGGATGGCAATTGGGCATCCGGTCCGCCTATCTGCCCGAAGCGCTGCTGACTGCCCCGCAGCAGTAG
- a CDS encoding pyroglutamyl peptidase, with protein MTRLRVRIGILGLALLAGLAATPAPSATAAEIPTAEERRLDGAAPQEILRRSGFDTVAPEFVRTLDRAASYAQAERIVRREGARLWRRAVDRTQGRGPAGGDLSRDDDRPLYWARLGMAREVRGWEPGFALTDARRARLLDDLERSSRGQDAVRYPSRTGVKRILVTGFDPFTLDRDIRISNPSGATALALDGTTIRTADGPARVETVVFPVRWRDFAGDTSRADGFGEGTVERTLRPYLPHVDLFATVSQGRVGRFDVERTNGAWRGGFPDNENVSRTGTVPVADPASQPEWTSTTLPYPQIVAAHTGRFPVYDHTSVTEIPAGGTEPVVRPDGPTPGSRARAGSGGDYLSNEIAYRATLLRDRLGLGASLLGGHVHTPVLQFGTGNTDPATGTVTDPEFVRNRLDIIDQVRAILTVAADAVEPAVRGTGRTRG; from the coding sequence TTGACTCGGTTACGCGTTCGAATCGGCATACTCGGGCTGGCCCTGCTGGCGGGACTCGCCGCGACGCCCGCCCCGTCGGCGACGGCCGCCGAGATCCCCACGGCCGAGGAGCGGCGGCTCGACGGGGCGGCACCCCAGGAGATCCTGCGGCGTTCCGGATTCGACACGGTGGCACCGGAGTTCGTCCGGACCCTCGACCGGGCCGCGTCGTATGCCCAGGCCGAGCGGATCGTGCGGCGGGAGGGTGCGCGGCTGTGGCGGCGGGCGGTTGACCGGACACAGGGCCGGGGTCCGGCGGGCGGGGACCTGAGCCGGGACGACGACCGGCCGCTGTACTGGGCACGGCTTGGCATGGCCCGTGAAGTGCGGGGCTGGGAGCCCGGGTTCGCTCTGACCGACGCCCGCCGCGCCCGTCTGCTGGACGACCTGGAGCGGAGCTCGCGCGGCCAGGACGCCGTGCGCTACCCGTCGCGCACGGGGGTGAAGCGCATTCTGGTCACCGGGTTCGACCCGTTCACGCTCGACCGCGACATCCGGATCTCCAACCCGTCGGGGGCGACCGCGCTCGCGCTCGACGGCACGACGATCCGGACGGCGGACGGCCCGGCGCGCGTGGAGACCGTCGTGTTCCCGGTCCGCTGGCGGGACTTCGCCGGGGACACCTCCCGGGCCGACGGTTTCGGGGAGGGGACGGTGGAGCGGACTCTGCGGCCGTACCTCCCGCACGTGGACCTGTTCGCGACGGTCAGCCAGGGCCGCGTCGGCCGGTTCGACGTGGAGCGGACCAACGGGGCCTGGCGGGGCGGTTTTCCGGACAACGAGAACGTCTCCCGAACGGGGACCGTCCCGGTCGCCGATCCGGCCTCGCAGCCCGAGTGGACGTCGACGACGCTCCCGTACCCGCAGATCGTCGCCGCGCACACGGGCCGCTTCCCGGTCTACGACCACACCTCGGTGACCGAGATCCCGGCGGGAGGGACCGAGCCCGTCGTGCGCCCCGACGGACCGACTCCGGGTTCGCGGGCGCGTGCGGGCAGCGGCGGGGACTATCTGTCGAACGAGATCGCCTACCGGGCGACGCTGCTGCGCGACCGTCTCGGCCTCGGTGCGAGTCTGCTCGGCGGTCATGTCCACACGCCTGTCCTGCAGTTCGGCACGGGCAACACGGACCCCGCGACCGGGACGGTGACGGACCCCGAGTTCGTGCGCAACCGTCTCGACATCATCGATCAGGTGCGGGCGATCCTGACGGTGGCGGCGGACGCGGTCGAACCGGCCGTCAGGGGGACAGGGCGCACGCGGGGGTGA
- a CDS encoding LysR substrate-binding domain-containing protein, whose protein sequence is MPRSDAYTLHHLLNESLYVAVPSALPLAAEPSVRLPQLAEADRISGSPRPEGTLLDAALRHGFRPRVAHVVAEWTAKQEYVAAGLGVALIPALAAESVRPDIALLPVLDEEAPARACTRRPCAGGP, encoded by the coding sequence GTGCCCCGTTCGGACGCCTACACCCTGCACCACCTGCTCAACGAGTCCCTCTACGTCGCCGTCCCCTCCGCCCTCCCCCTCGCGGCCGAGCCCTCCGTGCGCCTGCCCCAACTCGCCGAAGCCGACCGGATATCCGGCAGTCCCCGGCCCGAGGGCACCCTGCTCGACGCGGCCCTGCGGCACGGGTTCCGGCCACGGGTAGCGCACGTCGTCGCCGAGTGGACCGCGAAACAGGAGTACGTGGCCGCCGGGCTCGGAGTGGCCCTGATCCCCGCGCTCGCCGCCGAGTCCGTACGCCCGGACATCGCGCTGCTGCCGGTGCTCGACGAGGAGGCTCCGGCCCGGGCGTGTACGCGGCGACCGTGCGCGGGCGGTCCCTGA
- a CDS encoding M20 metallopeptidase family protein gives MKQAAVAAEVARLDRVLIKLRRDFHRHPEAPGQEQRTAAVVARELRAAGLDVTTGVGGHGVVGVLRGSRPGRTVAYRADMDAVPPKDIVGGGPAPAHLCGHDVHTTVSIGVARVLARLRQQLSGTVVLLFQPAEETLSGARALIDSGVLEREYVEEIHALHCGPFPVGRFAVTPGYGMPGQDKAEVTLSGPDALDAARRLAVDIGALATVALPRTPADLERIIAAVQMPDGPLARFVAVQASAQEAKVSVSYRCWPQERYAEVRESIRRVAMSYAGAGVRFPAEPFPAMVCPERDARLLARHLRRTVGQDKVTELCAAFPPFSGEDFALFLDRIPGTYTFLGVQTPDTPITTSYPHYPDFSPDERAIGVGVRAMAGWIAERTHRAQGLPGGPS, from the coding sequence GTGAAGCAGGCGGCGGTGGCCGCCGAGGTGGCGCGTCTGGACCGCGTACTGATTAAGCTGCGGCGGGACTTCCATCGGCACCCTGAGGCCCCGGGACAGGAACAGCGCACGGCCGCTGTGGTGGCCCGGGAGTTGCGGGCGGCGGGGCTGGACGTCACCACCGGAGTGGGCGGCCACGGAGTCGTCGGGGTCCTGCGGGGCTCGCGTCCAGGCCGGACTGTTGCCTACCGGGCGGACATGGACGCGGTTCCGCCCAAAGACATCGTCGGAGGAGGTCCCGCACCAGCCCATCTCTGCGGACACGACGTCCACACCACGGTGAGTATCGGCGTCGCGCGGGTCCTGGCGCGGCTGCGGCAGCAATTGAGCGGAACGGTGGTTCTCCTTTTCCAGCCTGCCGAGGAGACGCTGTCCGGAGCCCGCGCACTGATCGACTCAGGTGTGCTGGAGCGCGAGTACGTCGAGGAAATCCATGCGCTGCACTGCGGGCCGTTCCCGGTCGGCCGGTTCGCCGTGACTCCGGGCTATGGGATGCCGGGCCAGGACAAGGCGGAAGTGACCCTCTCCGGGCCGGACGCACTCGATGCCGCGCGGCGCCTGGCTGTCGATATCGGCGCGCTCGCAACCGTGGCTCTGCCACGGACCCCAGCGGACCTGGAGCGGATCATCGCTGCCGTCCAGATGCCCGACGGTCCGCTGGCCCGGTTCGTAGCCGTCCAGGCCTCAGCGCAGGAGGCCAAGGTGAGTGTGTCCTATCGCTGCTGGCCGCAAGAGCGATATGCGGAGGTGCGCGAAAGCATTCGTCGAGTGGCCATGTCATATGCGGGGGCCGGGGTGCGCTTCCCCGCTGAGCCGTTCCCGGCCATGGTCTGCCCAGAACGCGACGCCCGCCTGCTCGCCCGCCACCTGCGCCGCACCGTCGGCCAGGACAAGGTCACCGAGCTCTGTGCCGCCTTCCCGCCCTTCAGCGGCGAGGACTTCGCCCTCTTTCTGGACCGTATCCCCGGTACGTACACCTTCCTCGGTGTCCAAACCCCTGATACACCCATTACAACGAGCTATCCGCACTACCCCGACTTCTCCCCGGATGAGCGCGCCATCGGCGTCGGTGTGCGGGCGATGGCGGGCTGGATCGCGGAGCGCACCCACAGAGCGCAGGGCCTGCCAGGCGGACCCAGCTAG